In Aquiflexum balticum DSM 16537, a single genomic region encodes these proteins:
- a CDS encoding sugar transferase yields MDSHFFVRKYLQGIPVSEIHFAEKINHFQVIEKNSFAALVSVSKLNEFEEINELFEHSSRLLDKSGLIIGYLETYVNRKNKILEKYPHLLSQLIYRFDALLYRVFPKLPITQKVYDFITGGKGKLMSRVELTGRLYAFGFEVVDYQDIDNMHFFVATKISEPIKQADPTYWPIVKLKRVGEGGREFKVYKLRTMYPYSEYLQDYVYQHNNLTEGGKFKDDFRVSAFGKLLRKVWLDEIPMIWNWIKGDLKLVGVRPLSEQYFRLYSEELKTKRTQTKPGLLPPFYADLPKTLDEIMDSELRYLNAYARSPLKTDITYFFKILKNILFKGARSR; encoded by the coding sequence TTGGATTCTCATTTTTTTGTTAGAAAATATCTTCAAGGAATTCCAGTTTCGGAAATCCATTTTGCCGAAAAAATCAATCATTTTCAAGTAATTGAAAAAAACTCATTTGCTGCTTTGGTTTCAGTTTCCAAACTCAATGAATTTGAAGAAATTAATGAACTGTTTGAACATTCTTCCCGATTATTGGACAAGTCAGGTCTCATTATTGGGTATTTGGAAACCTATGTGAACAGGAAAAATAAAATCCTTGAAAAGTATCCACATTTGTTGAGTCAATTGATTTATAGATTCGATGCCCTTTTATATAGGGTTTTTCCAAAGCTACCGATAACCCAAAAAGTATATGATTTTATAACAGGAGGCAAAGGGAAGTTGATGTCCCGGGTTGAACTCACAGGGAGGTTATATGCTTTTGGTTTCGAAGTGGTTGATTATCAGGATATCGACAATATGCATTTTTTTGTAGCCACAAAAATCAGTGAACCTATCAAACAAGCTGACCCGACTTATTGGCCAATTGTTAAACTAAAAAGAGTAGGGGAGGGAGGAAGAGAATTCAAGGTCTACAAACTGCGAACCATGTACCCTTATTCAGAATATTTGCAGGATTATGTCTACCAACACAACAACCTTACCGAAGGTGGTAAATTCAAGGACGATTTCAGGGTTTCAGCATTTGGGAAACTACTCAGGAAAGTGTGGTTGGATGAAATTCCCATGATCTGGAATTGGATAAAAGGTGATTTGAAATTGGTCGGTGTCCGGCCTTTGAGTGAGCAATATTTCAGGTTATATTCAGAAGAACTGAAAACCAAAAGAACCCAAACCAAACCAGGGCTTTTACCACCTTTTTATGCAGATCTTCCTAAAACTTTGGATGAAATCATGGATTCAGAATTGCGATATTTAAACGCGTATGCAAGATCTCCATTAAAAACAGACATTACCTATTTTTTTAAAATACTTAAAAATATTTTGTTCAAAGGAGCAAGAAGCAGATAA